From a region of the Feifania hominis genome:
- a CDS encoding sugar ABC transporter substrate-binding protein codes for MKRYLALLLAILMVLSLVACTQEQSPDPGTTNPGTTNPGTTDPGTDEPGEKKFKLGLSFASLDALYFQAQKERAEQAAEELGFDLVVTVADNDSAKQLQQCENLLTQNVDALLCVPVDNAAIVSVVDSCKAKNVPYIAVARMPAEMENVTFGAQGENYTRAIESAKLIRQVADDMGKTGTIKVIEMIGNMTDQAAVERHEGFNDAAAEYNLEIVGTVNTEWDTEKAYNRFNDLLQVVKEFDAVYMPSDMLISGCFSVLDKEGLFYPVGDPNHIIVCGTDADAYAISEIYKGNLDFSVAADAFDVIMTSIETTLEILEGNMPDEQIHIVPTSCVATWNVKEIVENKSTWGTLNLDEYLDLD; via the coding sequence ATGAAGAGATATCTTGCGCTTTTGCTGGCAATCCTGATGGTTTTGTCGCTGGTGGCCTGCACACAGGAGCAGAGTCCGGACCCCGGCACAACCAATCCCGGCACAACCAATCCCGGCACCACGGATCCCGGGACTGACGAGCCCGGCGAGAAAAAATTTAAGCTCGGCCTCTCCTTTGCGTCGCTTGACGCTCTCTACTTCCAGGCGCAGAAAGAGCGCGCGGAGCAGGCCGCCGAAGAGCTCGGCTTCGACCTTGTTGTGACCGTTGCCGACAACGACTCGGCAAAACAGCTTCAGCAGTGCGAGAATCTGCTGACACAGAATGTCGACGCGCTTCTCTGCGTGCCGGTTGACAACGCCGCCATCGTCTCCGTAGTCGACTCCTGCAAAGCGAAAAACGTCCCCTACATCGCCGTGGCCCGCATGCCGGCGGAGATGGAAAATGTCACATTCGGCGCGCAGGGCGAAAACTACACCAGAGCCATTGAGTCCGCCAAGCTCATCCGCCAGGTCGCTGACGACATGGGCAAGACCGGCACCATCAAGGTCATTGAGATGATCGGCAACATGACCGACCAGGCCGCTGTCGAGCGCCACGAGGGCTTCAACGACGCCGCTGCGGAGTACAACCTCGAGATCGTCGGCACTGTCAACACCGAGTGGGACACCGAAAAGGCCTACAACCGCTTCAACGACCTGCTTCAGGTGGTCAAGGAGTTCGACGCGGTCTACATGCCCTCCGACATGCTGATTTCGGGCTGCTTCTCCGTACTTGACAAGGAGGGGCTCTTCTATCCCGTGGGCGACCCGAATCACATCATTGTCTGCGGCACTGACGCCGACGCCTACGCCATTTCTGAAATTTACAAGGGCAATCTCGACTTCTCGGTTGCGGCCGATGCCTTTGACGTCATCATGACCTCCATTGAGACAACGCTCGAGATCCTCGAGGGCAACATGCCTGACGAGCAGATTCACATTGTGCCGACTTCGTGTGTCGCAACCTGGAATGTCAAGGAGATTGTGGAAAACAAGTCCACCTGGGGCACTTTGAATCTCGACGAATATCTCGATCTCGACTGA
- a CDS encoding ABC transporter permease subunit — MNSSAKKIGLPPVADFFMQHGVKIAVLIFIIVMGFTESSFLSVSNLSSILSASGTTYLCATAISMVMFTNCLDLSIGGNVYLCAAIGTWLNRQGWNTASLIVAMLLVGTFCGLLNGLISASLKVYPMLNTIATGYVFRGLAFIFTRGALAHMPKSWNNISLVSIAGVPITVFLPIIVVFLLHIFMMNTRTGRHIYAVGDNVKTARERGINVFGIKTLAYTINGLLCGLAAILLSSQVMSVPSSMGVGLENTSMLAAVLGGVSFAGGKGKLFPGVFFGALLYATVSNAMVLLQANAYLYNVIYGCVILAVIVLEVVRSQGRKQLA, encoded by the coding sequence GTGAACTCGTCAGCTAAAAAGATCGGCCTGCCGCCGGTCGCGGATTTCTTCATGCAGCACGGTGTAAAAATCGCGGTGCTCATCTTCATCATCGTCATGGGCTTCACCGAGAGCAGCTTTCTGTCGGTGAGCAACCTCTCAAGCATCCTCTCGGCGTCGGGCACGACCTATCTGTGCGCCACTGCCATTTCGATGGTCATGTTCACAAACTGTCTCGATCTGAGCATCGGCGGCAACGTCTACCTCTGCGCCGCCATCGGCACCTGGCTCAACCGCCAGGGGTGGAACACCGCCTCTCTGATCGTCGCGATGCTGCTCGTCGGCACTTTCTGCGGACTTCTCAACGGGCTGATCTCGGCGTCGCTGAAAGTCTACCCCATGCTCAACACCATCGCGACGGGCTATGTCTTCCGGGGGCTCGCGTTCATCTTCACACGCGGCGCTCTGGCCCACATGCCAAAATCGTGGAACAACATCTCTCTTGTCTCCATCGCCGGCGTGCCCATCACGGTCTTTCTGCCCATCATCGTGGTGTTTCTGCTGCACATCTTCATGATGAACACGCGCACGGGACGCCACATCTACGCAGTGGGCGACAACGTGAAGACCGCCCGTGAGCGCGGTATCAATGTCTTCGGCATCAAGACGCTGGCCTACACCATCAACGGTCTGCTCTGCGGTCTGGCCGCGATTCTGCTCAGCTCCCAGGTGATGAGCGTGCCCTCCTCGATGGGGGTGGGGCTTGAGAACACCTCCATGCTCGCGGCGGTGCTCGGCGGAGTGAGCTTTGCCGGCGGCAAGGGCAAACTCTTCCCCGGCGTCTTCTTCGGCGCGCTGCTCTACGCCACCGTCTCAAACGCGATGGTGCTGCTGCAGGCCAACGCCTATCTCTACAACGTGATCTACGGCTGTGTCATCCTCGCGGTGATTGTGCTCGAGGTGGTGCGCAGCCAGGGCAGAAAACAACTCGCATAA
- a CDS encoding sugar ABC transporter ATP-binding protein: MNQKWLQMRGISKFFPGVKALEDVDFSVDRGEVVALLGENGAGKSTLMNVLGGIYRADGGEILINSQPVSIRSASDAQRLGIAFIHQELSLFKQLPIYENMFIDNLVRRRGFPLFIDRRSMKKRAAQMLEELGVKLDVNRPVGSLPVSQQQIVEIAGALLKDVGVIILDEPSTSLANHEREKLYELVRKLRRDGKAVIYITHDLDVAIQLCDRAVVLRDGKNAGDRSCAELTKQDVIQMMIGSSSGKSFHKSERSPDPSDIVLEVSHMNSQKVFDVSLELRRGEVLGLYGLVGSGRTELIQAIYGLDRTAVGEVRVEGNLLRKRNPVTMKRSGIGYLTENRRDEGLFLTLGIDRNITITDIGKILSGPFNHVSRKKSDQIALDTIERLRIRTPGPHQAAGKLSGGNQQKVIIGKWLHLDPRILILDEPTKGIDVGAKEEIYKLINSLVDNGISVLLISSEIEEIMGLSDRIQVMCDGRISESLDAATADQQTILRYTMGDRRELVS; encoded by the coding sequence TTGAACCAGAAATGGTTACAGATGCGGGGGATCAGCAAGTTCTTCCCCGGCGTCAAGGCTCTGGAGGACGTTGATTTCTCGGTGGACCGCGGCGAGGTCGTCGCTCTTCTCGGGGAGAACGGCGCGGGCAAGTCAACGCTGATGAATGTGCTCGGCGGCATCTACCGGGCGGACGGCGGCGAGATTCTCATCAACTCGCAGCCCGTATCGATCCGCAGCGCGTCGGACGCGCAGAGGCTTGGCATCGCGTTCATCCATCAGGAGCTCAGCCTGTTCAAGCAGCTGCCCATCTACGAGAACATGTTCATCGACAATCTGGTTCGCCGCCGCGGCTTTCCGCTGTTCATTGACCGGCGCAGCATGAAAAAGCGCGCCGCGCAGATGCTCGAGGAACTCGGCGTCAAACTCGATGTCAACCGACCGGTCGGCAGTCTTCCCGTCAGCCAGCAGCAGATCGTCGAGATCGCCGGCGCGCTGCTCAAGGACGTCGGCGTCATCATCCTCGACGAGCCATCCACCTCTCTTGCCAATCACGAGCGCGAAAAACTCTATGAGCTGGTGCGCAAGCTGCGCCGTGACGGCAAGGCAGTCATCTACATCACCCACGACCTCGATGTGGCCATCCAGCTCTGCGACCGCGCCGTGGTTCTGCGAGACGGAAAAAACGCCGGCGACCGGTCCTGTGCGGAGCTGACCAAGCAGGATGTCATCCAGATGATGATCGGCTCGAGCAGCGGCAAGAGCTTTCACAAGTCCGAGCGCTCACCCGACCCGTCGGACATCGTGCTCGAGGTCTCGCACATGAACTCTCAGAAAGTCTTCGACGTATCGCTGGAGCTGCGCCGCGGCGAGGTGCTCGGGCTCTACGGCCTCGTCGGCTCGGGCCGCACCGAGCTCATTCAGGCCATCTATGGACTCGACCGCACGGCGGTGGGCGAAGTCCGGGTGGAGGGAAATCTTCTCAGGAAGCGAAACCCTGTCACCATGAAGCGCAGCGGCATCGGCTATTTGACCGAGAACCGCCGCGACGAGGGGCTCTTTCTCACCCTCGGCATCGACCGCAACATCACCATCACCGATATCGGAAAGATCCTCTCGGGGCCTTTCAACCATGTCAGCCGCAAAAAGTCCGATCAGATCGCGCTCGACACCATTGAGCGCCTGCGCATCCGCACACCCGGTCCACACCAGGCCGCAGGCAAGCTCTCGGGCGGCAACCAGCAGAAAGTCATCATCGGCAAGTGGCTGCATCTCGACCCGCGCATCCTCATTCTCGACGAACCGACCAAGGGCATTGACGTCGGCGCCAAGGAGGAGATTTACAAGCTGATCAACAGCCTGGTGGACAACGGCATCTCGGTTCTTCTGATCTCCTCCGAAATTGAGGAGATCATGGGGCTCAGCGACCGGATTCAGGTTATGTGCGACGGCCGCATCAGCGAGAGCCTCGACGCCGCCACAGCCGACCAGCAGACCATATTACGCTATACAATGGGGGATCGCCGTGAACTCGTCAGCTAA
- a CDS encoding LacI family DNA-binding transcriptional regulator, whose protein sequence is MNLKDIANRAGVSSATVSMVLHNKGGVSRETRTRVEALLIENGYTIDSKSENGEKGGRNIRFLKYSLSSHLVDENPGFISAIIDSVERECRRLGYSLTMTAFRQKATGEIFESLRRERPDGVLLLGTEWTPADCRYLEGLDIPLVVLDNDLTNLPYNCVTGNPYSNIVTAVRYLSSRGHREIGYLLTTEPSCNCLESYRGYRDALTELDIPFDEQLVYEVSPTFMGAYHSMRDHLAAGRSVPSALLTNNDNLALGTMKALKEAGYRIPEDVALIGSDDTAAAAMAEPPLTSMHPDCRRIGIWAVRLLCDLIEYPDSPTTKMRLSSYLVERKSTEK, encoded by the coding sequence ATGAATCTCAAAGACATCGCGAACCGCGCGGGCGTTTCCTCTGCGACCGTGTCTATGGTGCTGCACAACAAGGGCGGCGTCAGCAGAGAGACCAGAACCAGAGTGGAGGCTCTGCTGATCGAAAACGGCTACACCATTGATTCCAAGAGCGAAAACGGCGAGAAAGGCGGCCGGAACATCCGATTTCTCAAATACAGCCTGAGCTCCCATCTGGTCGACGAGAACCCCGGGTTTATCTCGGCGATCATCGACTCGGTTGAGCGCGAGTGCCGCCGGCTCGGCTACAGTCTGACCATGACGGCTTTCCGCCAGAAGGCGACCGGAGAGATCTTCGAGAGTCTGCGGCGCGAGCGGCCCGACGGCGTCCTGCTGCTCGGCACGGAGTGGACGCCCGCCGACTGCCGCTATCTCGAGGGGCTCGACATCCCGCTTGTGGTGCTCGACAACGACCTGACCAATCTGCCCTACAACTGCGTCACCGGCAACCCCTACTCCAACATCGTCACGGCCGTACGCTATCTCAGCTCACGCGGCCACCGGGAAATCGGCTATCTGCTCACCACCGAGCCGTCCTGCAACTGTCTTGAGAGCTACCGCGGCTACCGCGACGCGCTCACCGAGCTCGACATTCCCTTTGACGAGCAGCTGGTCTACGAAGTCAGCCCCACTTTTATGGGCGCCTACCACTCCATGCGCGACCATCTGGCCGCCGGGCGGTCGGTGCCGAGCGCGCTTTTGACCAACAACGACAATCTGGCTCTCGGCACCATGAAAGCCCTCAAAGAGGCGGGGTACCGCATCCCCGAGGACGTGGCTCTCATCGGCAGCGACGACACGGCCGCAGCCGCCATGGCGGAGCCGCCGCTGACTTCCATGCACCCCGACTGCCGGCGCATCGGCATCTGGGCGGTGCGGCTGCTGTGCGATCTCATCGAGTATCCGGACTCGCCCACCACAAAAATGCGTCTGAGCTCCTACCTGGTGGAGCGAAAGAGCACCGAGAAGTAG
- a CDS encoding 6-phosphogluconolactonase, which produces MQFEWESGERRRWCSIPMEELADHPQRKIGRVIIEQTPADVMKLVGNMMADEVAENNRRGEITRWVLPAGPRQQYETFVERVVRDRISLKNLHVFHMDEWLDWNGRPYPYGNHHACLRGIMDHLFYEKLPAELTVPESQRVWPNLSDLDELDRRIEQIGGVDTVWAGVGFKGLVAFNEAPRDTYYPITADEYARSKTRVVKITDETIVTQSHRRWGGNTDLVPPMALTIGFQSMLNTQRVVFMIATGAWKQTVVRVLLFSGETLEYPATLMTNRVANCVLAMDRFTATHPLESYEKSMLQEGW; this is translated from the coding sequence ATGCAATTTGAATGGGAGAGCGGCGAACGAAGACGCTGGTGCAGCATCCCGATGGAGGAGCTCGCCGATCATCCGCAGCGCAAAATCGGCCGCGTCATCATAGAGCAGACCCCGGCCGACGTCATGAAGCTGGTGGGGAACATGATGGCCGATGAGGTGGCCGAGAACAACCGCCGCGGCGAAATCACGAGATGGGTGCTCCCGGCGGGTCCGAGACAGCAGTATGAGACCTTTGTCGAGAGGGTTGTCCGCGACCGGATCAGTCTGAAAAACCTGCACGTCTTTCACATGGACGAGTGGCTCGACTGGAACGGGCGCCCCTACCCCTATGGCAACCACCACGCCTGTCTGCGGGGGATCATGGACCATCTCTTCTATGAGAAGCTGCCCGCAGAGCTCACCGTGCCCGAGAGCCAGCGGGTCTGGCCAAATTTGAGTGATCTCGACGAGCTCGACCGCAGGATCGAGCAGATCGGCGGGGTGGACACCGTCTGGGCGGGCGTCGGCTTTAAAGGGCTGGTCGCGTTCAATGAAGCCCCGCGCGACACCTACTATCCCATCACTGCCGACGAATACGCGCGCTCGAAGACAAGGGTGGTCAAGATCACCGATGAGACCATCGTCACCCAGAGCCACCGCCGCTGGGGCGGCAACACCGACCTCGTGCCCCCCATGGCCCTGACCATCGGCTTTCAGTCCATGCTCAACACCCAGCGGGTGGTCTTCATGATCGCCACCGGCGCGTGGAAACAGACGGTCGTGCGGGTGCTGCTCTTCTCCGGTGAGACGCTGGAATACCCGGCGACCCTCATGACAAATCGCGTTGCAAACTGTGTTCTCGCGATGGACCGCTTCACCGCGACCCACCCGCTTGAGAGCTATGAGAAGAGCATGCTGCAGGAGGGGTGGTGA
- a CDS encoding ribokinase, which produces MANPVQAVVFHSHGVGQYVRVSQFPRPGQTIRALSWDNDRDGGKGSNVAIALAKLGVSTAFFGKVGCDIWGDLGEQWMSEAGVDVSALLRSERLRTSTGVVMIDNEGANMIVTRNTSTDFTREEILTALGRFAGAKVFITGFEINVEAALFGAQTAHGMGMTTILNPSPIPERPLGELPYIDVLIVNEHEALELAGLAQDADCLARLEEISARLMERYRVGSVIMTLGRHGSFCRSPGGVWRHGAVEAPVVDTTGAGDGFLAAVAAKLIGGSSLPEACGFANAFSAYSVGVQGTFPSYPTLEQLTAFLEERTKVS; this is translated from the coding sequence ATGGCAAATCCGGTGCAGGCCGTGGTGTTTCACAGCCACGGCGTCGGCCAGTATGTGCGGGTCAGTCAGTTCCCGCGGCCCGGCCAGACCATACGCGCGCTGAGCTGGGACAATGACCGCGACGGGGGAAAGGGCTCCAATGTGGCCATAGCCCTGGCGAAGCTCGGTGTGAGCACTGCGTTCTTCGGCAAGGTGGGCTGCGACATCTGGGGGGATCTCGGCGAGCAGTGGATGAGCGAGGCGGGTGTCGACGTGAGCGCGCTGCTGCGAAGCGAGCGGCTTCGCACCTCGACGGGCGTTGTCATGATTGACAACGAGGGTGCGAACATGATTGTGACGCGAAACACCAGCACCGATTTCACCCGGGAGGAAATTCTCACAGCGCTCGGGCGCTTTGCGGGCGCAAAGGTCTTTATCACCGGCTTTGAAATCAATGTGGAGGCGGCGCTCTTCGGTGCGCAGACGGCCCACGGCATGGGCATGACGACCATTCTCAACCCAAGCCCGATACCGGAGCGGCCCCTCGGGGAGCTGCCCTACATCGATGTGCTGATTGTCAACGAGCACGAGGCGCTCGAGCTGGCAGGACTGGCGCAGGACGCCGACTGTCTGGCCCGCCTTGAGGAGATATCGGCGCGCCTGATGGAGCGCTACCGGGTGGGCTCGGTCATCATGACGCTCGGCAGACACGGCAGCTTCTGCCGCAGTCCGGGTGGGGTCTGGCGCCACGGCGCGGTGGAAGCGCCGGTTGTCGACACCACGGGCGCGGGCGACGGCTTTCTCGCGGCGGTGGCGGCAAAGCTCATCGGCGGCAGCAGTCTGCCGGAGGCCTGCGGCTTCGCCAACGCCTTTTCGGCCTACTCGGTCGGGGTGCAGGGGACGTTTCCCTCCTACCCGACACTCGAGCAGCTGACGGCCTTTCTGGAGGAGCGGACAAAAGTGTCCTGA
- a CDS encoding YlmC/YmxH family sporulation protein → MCRIVDLRSKEVINMKDGSRLGYICDVEIDVCSGKLTAIVVPGAPKFFGLFGREEDIVISWDEIEKIGEDIILVFVDLPERCTRKYKKWKRE, encoded by the coding sequence ATGTGCAGAATCGTCGATCTGCGAAGCAAGGAAGTCATCAACATGAAAGACGGGTCGCGGCTCGGCTACATCTGTGACGTCGAGATCGACGTGTGCAGCGGCAAGCTCACGGCCATCGTCGTACCGGGCGCGCCCAAATTTTTCGGTCTCTTCGGCCGCGAGGAGGACATCGTCATCTCCTGGGATGAAATCGAAAAGATCGGCGAGGACATCATTCTGGTCTTTGTCGACCTGCCGGAGCGCTGTACCCGCAAGTACAAAAAGTGGAAGCGCGAATAG
- the rlmB gene encoding 23S rRNA (guanosine(2251)-2'-O)-methyltransferase RlmB encodes MDAKRPAAGRGTRADTAVNQTREGVIAGRNGVLEALKGGAAIEKIYVSKTEKEGSIIRILALARERRIVVAECDRVKLDFLCGIKTHQGIAATLQQTEYCEIADILALARERGETPLVVIADEIEDPYNLGAIIRTAECAGAHGVIIPKHRGTGVTPAVTKASAGAVFHMKIAKAVNLAQALDELKQGGLWVYGADGGAERSLYETDLSGPAAVVIGSEGRGIGRLLREKCDFLVSIPLGGRVNSLNASVAAGIVLFEIVRQRGVK; translated from the coding sequence ATGGATGCGAAAAGACCCGCAGCGGGGAGAGGCACGCGTGCAGACACGGCGGTCAACCAGACGCGCGAGGGCGTGATCGCGGGCCGCAACGGCGTGCTCGAGGCGCTCAAGGGCGGCGCCGCCATTGAGAAGATCTATGTTTCCAAAACCGAGAAAGAGGGCTCGATCATCCGCATTCTGGCGCTTGCGCGCGAGCGGCGCATTGTGGTCGCCGAGTGCGACCGTGTCAAGCTCGACTTTCTCTGCGGCATCAAGACTCACCAGGGCATCGCGGCGACATTGCAGCAGACCGAATACTGCGAGATTGCCGACATTCTCGCTCTTGCACGCGAGCGGGGAGAGACGCCGCTCGTGGTTATTGCCGATGAGATCGAAGACCCCTACAACCTCGGTGCCATCATCCGCACAGCCGAATGCGCCGGTGCGCACGGCGTCATCATTCCAAAGCACCGGGGAACGGGCGTCACCCCCGCGGTGACCAAGGCCTCGGCGGGCGCAGTCTTCCACATGAAGATCGCAAAGGCCGTCAATCTCGCCCAGGCGCTCGACGAGCTCAAGCAGGGCGGCCTGTGGGTGTACGGCGCCGACGGCGGCGCCGAGAGGAGTCTCTATGAGACCGACTTGAGTGGCCCCGCGGCCGTTGTGATCGGCTCAGAGGGCCGCGGGATCGGCAGACTGCTGCGCGAGAAGTGTGACTTTCTGGTCTCCATTCCGCTCGGCGGCCGGGTCAATTCCCTCAACGCCTCTGTGGCCGCGGGGATCGTGCTGTTTGAAATTGTGCGCCAGCGCGGCGTGAAATAG
- a CDS encoding elongation factor G, with the protein MKPYPVKNLRNVCLLGRGGDGKSTLVEAALFLTKATDRLGKAADGNLVCDFDPEEVKRKISISTAVAPVEYKGCKINFIDTPGYYDFVGEVEQGARVAETALIVISAKAGVGVSAEKAWKVAMDAKLSKLVFVSKVDEENAHFYHALEKLHEKFGVSICPVMIPIIEEEKVVGYVDLLSLKAKKYKDGVPSEVPVPEAMNKKIEELTNMINEAVAETSEELMEKFFSGEPFTREEIVKGFKAGVLDGSITPVVCGISTKMEGVSNVLDMLVEYYPSPDERASEKVLDKAGSETELKMDESGPLAALVFKTVADPFVGKMSYFKVFSGVMKPDSSVVNTRTGQNEKIGRCYFVRGKKQVEAPQVGVGDIGVVTKLAGTATGDTLCAPGHEITLHGIDFPKPCLTMAIIPKAKGDEEKISSGVQRLLEEDPTLGFVTDKETKQQLISGMGDVHLDVIVSKLKSKFGTSVDLEEPITAYRETIRKKVKVEGKHKKQSGGHGQFGHVWIEFEPCPESEELVFEEKVFGGAVPKNFFPAVEKGLRDCVKAGVLAAYPVVNLKATLVDGSYHPVDSSEMAFKVAAGLAFKNGLPNAGPVLLEPIGHLKAYVPDKNMGDVIGDINKRRGRILGMNPAHDGLQEVEAEVPMAEMHSYATDLRSITKARGYFELAFERYEEAPPNVAQKVVEERKKLLEAE; encoded by the coding sequence ATGAAACCATATCCTGTTAAGAACCTGCGAAATGTCTGTCTGCTCGGCCGAGGTGGCGACGGAAAGTCCACTCTGGTGGAGGCGGCGCTGTTCTTAACCAAGGCGACCGACCGTTTGGGCAAAGCGGCCGACGGGAATCTGGTCTGCGACTTTGACCCGGAAGAGGTCAAGCGTAAAATCTCCATTTCGACGGCGGTGGCGCCGGTGGAATACAAGGGCTGTAAAATCAACTTCATCGACACCCCCGGCTACTACGACTTTGTCGGCGAGGTGGAGCAGGGCGCGCGCGTCGCCGAGACGGCGCTCATCGTCATCTCGGCCAAGGCCGGCGTCGGCGTATCGGCGGAGAAAGCCTGGAAAGTCGCGATGGACGCGAAGCTCTCCAAGCTCGTGTTCGTGTCGAAAGTCGATGAGGAGAACGCGCATTTCTACCACGCGCTCGAGAAGCTGCACGAGAAGTTCGGCGTGTCCATCTGCCCGGTCATGATTCCGATCATTGAGGAGGAAAAGGTCGTCGGCTATGTCGATCTGCTCTCGCTCAAGGCCAAAAAGTACAAGGACGGCGTGCCGAGCGAAGTGCCGGTTCCCGAGGCGATGAACAAGAAGATCGAAGAGCTCACCAACATGATCAACGAGGCGGTCGCCGAGACCTCCGAGGAGCTTATGGAGAAGTTCTTCTCGGGCGAGCCTTTCACCCGCGAGGAGATTGTCAAGGGCTTCAAGGCCGGCGTGCTCGACGGGTCGATCACCCCGGTCGTCTGCGGCATCTCCACCAAGATGGAGGGCGTCTCAAACGTGCTCGACATGCTGGTGGAGTACTACCCGTCGCCCGATGAGCGCGCGAGTGAGAAAGTGCTCGACAAAGCGGGCAGCGAAACGGAGCTCAAAATGGACGAGAGCGGCCCCCTGGCGGCGCTCGTCTTCAAGACCGTTGCCGACCCGTTCGTCGGCAAGATGTCCTACTTCAAGGTGTTCTCGGGCGTCATGAAGCCCGACAGCTCGGTGGTCAACACCCGGACCGGTCAAAACGAGAAGATCGGCCGGTGCTACTTCGTGCGCGGCAAGAAACAGGTTGAGGCGCCGCAGGTCGGCGTCGGCGACATCGGCGTGGTCACAAAGCTCGCCGGCACCGCCACGGGCGACACACTCTGCGCGCCCGGCCATGAGATCACCCTGCACGGAATTGATTTCCCGAAGCCCTGCCTGACCATGGCGATCATCCCCAAGGCGAAAGGCGACGAGGAGAAGATCTCCTCCGGCGTGCAGCGCCTGCTCGAGGAGGACCCGACGCTCGGCTTTGTCACCGACAAGGAGACCAAGCAGCAGCTCATCTCGGGTATGGGCGACGTGCATCTCGACGTCATCGTCTCGAAGCTGAAATCCAAATTCGGCACCTCAGTCGATCTCGAGGAGCCGATCACCGCCTACCGTGAGACCATCCGCAAGAAAGTCAAAGTCGAGGGCAAACACAAGAAACAGTCGGGCGGCCACGGCCAGTTCGGCCACGTCTGGATCGAGTTTGAGCCCTGCCCCGAGAGCGAGGAGCTCGTCTTTGAGGAGAAGGTCTTCGGCGGCGCGGTTCCGAAGAACTTCTTCCCGGCGGTGGAAAAGGGTCTGCGCGACTGCGTCAAGGCGGGCGTGCTCGCGGCCTATCCGGTGGTGAACCTCAAGGCGACGCTGGTCGACGGTTCCTACCACCCGGTCGACTCGTCGGAGATGGCGTTCAAAGTTGCGGCCGGCCTCGCGTTCAAAAACGGCCTGCCGAACGCCGGCCCCGTGCTGCTCGAGCCGATCGGCCATCTGAAAGCCTATGTGCCGGATAAGAACATGGGCGACGTCATCGGCGACATCAACAAGCGCCGCGGCAGAATTCTCGGCATGAATCCGGCCCACGACGGCCTGCAGGAGGTCGAGGCGGAGGTGCCGATGGCCGAGATGCACTCCTACGCGACGGATCTGCGCTCCATCACCAAGGCTCGCGGCTACTTTGAGCTCGCCTTTGAGCGCTATGAGGAGGCTCCGCCGAATGTGGCGCAGAAAGTTGTGGAGGAGAGAAAGAAACTTCTCGAAGCGGAGTAA
- a CDS encoding DUF4830 domain-containing protein: protein MFVISMKLGKKKLIAIIAVAVLLVVGLVWLLMPKDVREDTAPVAKIKTTRIKENADRIAFLNQYGWEVVSEPAEIVEVTVPKEFDDVYENYNQLQKQQDFDLTKYRGKRIKRYTYEVTNYPDADAGTVVANVLIYKDKVIGGDICSTQLGGFMHGFSQDS, encoded by the coding sequence ATGTTTGTCATCTCAATGAAGCTGGGGAAGAAAAAATTAATTGCCATCATCGCCGTGGCGGTGCTGCTTGTCGTGGGGCTCGTGTGGCTTCTGATGCCGAAGGATGTGCGCGAGGACACGGCGCCCGTCGCCAAGATCAAGACCACGCGCATCAAGGAGAACGCCGACCGCATCGCCTTTTTGAATCAGTACGGCTGGGAGGTTGTCAGCGAGCCCGCCGAGATTGTGGAGGTGACGGTGCCAAAGGAGTTCGACGACGTCTACGAGAACTACAATCAGCTGCAAAAGCAGCAGGATTTCGATCTGACCAAATATAGGGGCAAACGCATCAAGCGCTACACCTATGAGGTGACCAATTACCCGGACGCCGACGCCGGTACGGTGGTCGCAAATGTGCTCATCTACAAAGATAAGGTAATCGGCGGCGACATTTGCAGCACGCAGCTCGGCGGTTTCATGCACGGCTTCTCACAGGACTCTTAA